From Streptosporangium album, the proteins below share one genomic window:
- a CDS encoding sensor histidine kinase: protein MRLGLRMRLTLLYGALFFVAGSVLVWSTYLLTARALNQQFVVGRQEMSPLGEGLPSKEIITGMQIQDAGQRATSVLDEMLRSSLLIMVLVGIVATVIGYLIADRALRPLDRVTETAQRLSESNLHERIALRGRPQDEIKRLADTFDAMLDRLHRVFDAQRRFIANASHELRTPLAINRTVLEVSLEEPEASPDLKALARALLGTNARYERLIEGLLLLAQSEQELTSRKPLELDQVVRAALDQVDQLDLRPRGRPVTVHRDLSPVTVEGDPLFLERAVFNLVENAIKYNVRDGQVWVSCGENGLVVENTGPSIPPYEVEDLFEPFRRLQGDRVRSARGSGLGLSIVRAIVDAHNATVTATSRPEGGLRVTVTWGC, encoded by the coding sequence ACCAGCAGTTCGTCGTGGGGCGCCAGGAGATGTCCCCCCTGGGGGAAGGCCTGCCTTCCAAGGAGATCATCACGGGGATGCAGATACAGGACGCGGGGCAGCGGGCGACCAGCGTCCTCGACGAGATGCTGCGCTCCTCACTCCTGATCATGGTTCTCGTCGGGATCGTCGCGACAGTGATCGGCTACCTGATCGCCGACCGCGCGCTACGCCCCCTCGACCGGGTCACCGAGACCGCGCAGCGGCTGTCGGAGAGCAACCTGCACGAGCGGATCGCCCTGCGCGGGCGGCCCCAGGACGAGATCAAACGGCTGGCCGACACCTTCGACGCGATGCTCGACCGGCTGCACAGGGTGTTCGACGCCCAGCGCCGGTTCATCGCCAACGCCTCGCACGAGCTGCGCACCCCGCTGGCGATCAACCGGACGGTCCTGGAGGTGTCGCTGGAGGAGCCCGAGGCCTCACCGGACCTCAAGGCGCTGGCCCGCGCGCTGCTGGGCACCAACGCCCGCTACGAACGGCTGATCGAGGGGCTGCTCCTGCTGGCCCAGTCGGAGCAGGAGCTGACCTCACGCAAGCCTCTCGAACTCGACCAGGTCGTGCGCGCCGCTCTCGACCAGGTCGACCAGCTCGACCTGCGGCCCCGCGGACGGCCCGTCACCGTCCACCGGGACCTGAGCCCGGTGACGGTCGAAGGCGATCCGCTCTTCCTTGAGCGCGCGGTCTTCAACCTGGTGGAGAACGCGATCAAGTACAACGTGCGGGACGGACAGGTCTGGGTCTCCTGCGGGGAGAACGGCCTGGTCGTGGAGAACACCGGGCCGTCGATCCCGCCGTACGAGGTGGAAGATCTCTTCGAGCCCTTCAGGCGGCTGCAGGGCGACCGCGTCCGCTCGGCGCGCGGCTCGGGGCTCGGGTTGTCGATCGTCCGCGCCATCGTGGACGCCCACAACGCTACGGTCACCGCCACCTCACGCCCCGAGGGCGGCCTGCGCGTCACGGTCACCTGGGGGTGCTGA
- a CDS encoding MerR family DNA-binding transcriptional regulator, giving the protein MMSIGEFAELTGLSLKALRLYDEQGLLKPVSVDPWSRHRRYSASQFESATRLKALRAAGVPLAEAPPFLDDPRTAGVTLAEHRARLAAERQRQDAALDTLDRLLNGEGRNDWQVVERRAERQHWAGVALRVPGGDDLTEDDVECANEEVNEGFAALWGVLAESGNAPVGPFWSTLRAVPGSDTEVEVICCWPVAHPPPDGWAVPGWTVETGTVEAALELAVRWRFDDPMTMVDGAAHPAVLALLVAAEDRGLDVELSRLRQIGLLEQGESVGMEVALVIQK; this is encoded by the coding sequence ATGATGAGCATCGGCGAATTCGCGGAGTTGACCGGACTGAGCCTGAAGGCCCTGCGCCTCTACGACGAGCAGGGCCTGCTCAAGCCGGTCTCGGTCGACCCGTGGTCGCGGCACCGGCGCTACAGCGCGTCCCAGTTCGAGTCGGCGACACGGCTGAAGGCGCTGCGCGCGGCCGGCGTCCCACTGGCCGAGGCCCCGCCGTTCCTGGACGACCCCCGTACGGCTGGCGTGACGCTCGCCGAGCACCGCGCCCGGCTGGCCGCGGAGCGGCAGCGCCAGGACGCCGCGCTCGACACCCTCGACCGGCTGCTGAACGGCGAGGGGCGCAACGACTGGCAGGTGGTGGAACGACGGGCTGAGCGGCAGCACTGGGCGGGCGTCGCGCTACGGGTGCCGGGCGGTGACGATCTCACGGAAGACGACGTGGAATGCGCGAACGAGGAGGTCAACGAGGGGTTCGCCGCGCTGTGGGGGGTGCTGGCGGAGTCCGGCAACGCGCCCGTCGGGCCGTTCTGGTCGACGTTGCGGGCCGTACCCGGCAGTGACACCGAGGTCGAGGTGATCTGCTGTTGGCCGGTCGCCCATCCGCCGCCCGACGGATGGGCGGTGCCGGGATGGACAGTCGAGACCGGCACGGTCGAGGCCGCGCTCGAACTGGCGGTGCGCTGGCGGTTCGATGACCCGATGACGATGGTCGACGGCGCCGCGCACCCGGCGGTGCTCGCGCTGCTCGTGGCGGCTGAGGACCGCGGACTGGACGTGGAGCTGTCCCGCCTGCGCCAGATCGGGCTACTGGAGCAGGGGGAGAGCGTGGGGATGGAGGTCGCCCTGGTCATTCAGAAATGA
- a CDS encoding DUF6529 family protein, which yields MSPPRPVWLRPAVAAGLALAVAAALYAFGRIHTPDYAGSLFGRRGNDANLLKAQLGTALLGLALYQLILALWMYRRLPGAGAAPRPVPLAHRIGGAVLFALSLPVAYHCITAYGVETHSTRVALHSLAGCFFYGAFAAKVLLVRSRRLPAWALPLAGGTLVTLIAILWSSAALWQLIQP from the coding sequence ATGTCACCACCCCGCCCGGTCTGGCTGCGGCCGGCGGTGGCCGCCGGGCTCGCCCTGGCCGTGGCGGCGGCCTTGTACGCGTTCGGCCGGATACACACTCCGGACTACGCCGGCAGCCTGTTCGGACGCCGTGGCAACGACGCGAACCTGCTGAAGGCGCAACTCGGCACCGCCCTGCTGGGCCTGGCCCTCTACCAGCTCATACTGGCGCTGTGGATGTACCGGCGGCTACCCGGGGCCGGCGCAGCCCCCCGCCCGGTACCCCTCGCCCACCGCATCGGCGGAGCCGTGCTGTTCGCGCTTTCCCTACCCGTCGCCTACCACTGCATCACCGCTTACGGAGTAGAGACGCACAGCACCCGGGTCGCCCTGCACTCCCTCGCGGGCTGCTTCTTCTACGGCGCATTCGCCGCGAAGGTACTCCTCGTCCGCAGCCGGCGCCTACCCGCCTGGGCGTTGCCACTCGCCGGTGGCACCCTGGTCACCCTCATCGCAATCCTGTGGTCCTCAGCGGCCCTCTGGCAGCTGATCCAGCCCTAG
- a CDS encoding metallophosphoesterase family protein yields MVDGQVISSIAGSQDSAAAQAAANSGALRFVQISDSHIGFTGAANTDVNRTFIEALNQVNSLGFRPDFVMHSGDLTHLSTPGQFDQVKQMLTGLRTGRVFTVPGEHDSIGDGGHAYRQRFGANTLGEGWYSFDTHGVHFIALVNTLHMEQLGHLGADQIDFVRKDVTGLSADTPIVVFSHIPLFAMYPAWGWGTDDAIKVLGLLRRFSSVTCLNGHVHQLFTKTEGNVTFHSATTTAYPLPKPGIGPGPLPQVVPAGRLKDALGIRTVTYRKGAGGLAVTDHKLA; encoded by the coding sequence GTGGTCGACGGCCAAGTGATCAGCAGCATCGCAGGCAGTCAGGACAGCGCCGCCGCACAGGCCGCCGCCAACTCTGGCGCGCTGCGGTTCGTGCAGATTTCCGACAGCCACATCGGCTTCACCGGCGCCGCCAACACCGACGTGAACCGAACGTTCATCGAAGCGCTCAATCAGGTCAACAGCCTGGGCTTCCGGCCCGACTTCGTCATGCACAGCGGCGACCTCACCCACCTGTCCACCCCGGGCCAGTTCGACCAGGTCAAGCAGATGTTGACCGGCCTGCGTACCGGTCGCGTCTTCACGGTGCCCGGGGAACACGACTCGATCGGCGACGGCGGACATGCCTACCGGCAGCGATTCGGCGCAAACACCCTCGGCGAGGGCTGGTACAGCTTCGACACCCATGGCGTCCACTTCATCGCTCTGGTCAACACCCTGCACATGGAGCAACTCGGGCACCTTGGCGCCGACCAGATCGACTTCGTCCGCAAAGACGTCACCGGTCTGTCGGCTGACACTCCCATCGTGGTGTTCAGCCATATCCCGCTGTTCGCCATGTACCCGGCCTGGGGCTGGGGCACCGATGACGCCATCAAGGTCCTAGGCCTGCTACGCCGCTTCTCCTCTGTGACCTGCCTGAACGGCCACGTGCACCAGCTGTTCACCAAGACCGAAGGCAACGTCACCTTTCACAGCGCCACCACCACCGCCTACCCGCTGCCCAAACCGGGCATCGGGCCGGGACCCCTCCCGCAGGTGGTACCAGCCGGCCGCCTCAAGGACGCACTGGGCATCCGCACTGTCACCTACCGTAAGGGCGCAGGCGGCCTGGCCGTCACCGACCACAAGCTGGCATGA
- a CDS encoding cupredoxin domain-containing protein: MSHGIHPRIPRLPALIGALALIGALGLVTACGDPPHRGPASAGITPGAGQSLPGRPGSTGPASVIPEMPNTATAAPTGSAPATPVGPNSVTIKNLAFHPAALTVKAGTTVTWINQDPEPHTVTSQGQGPLRSAALASGARYPYKFTKPGTYKYLCSIHPFMHATVTVTQ, from the coding sequence ATGAGTCACGGTATTCATCCCCGCATACCGCGCCTACCGGCCCTGATCGGCGCACTTGCTCTGATCGGCGCACTTGGTCTGGTCACCGCTTGCGGCGACCCGCCGCACCGCGGCCCGGCGTCCGCCGGGATCACCCCGGGCGCCGGCCAGAGCCTGCCCGGCAGGCCCGGCAGCACCGGCCCGGCATCTGTCATCCCGGAGATGCCCAACACGGCCACAGCCGCACCCACAGGCAGCGCGCCGGCCACGCCGGTGGGCCCGAACTCCGTGACGATCAAGAATCTCGCCTTCCATCCCGCTGCGCTGACCGTCAAGGCAGGCACTACGGTGACCTGGATCAACCAGGACCCTGAACCGCACACCGTGACGAGCCAAGGCCAGGGTCCGCTCCGCTCCGCCGCGCTGGCGTCCGGTGCCCGCTACCCCTACAAGTTCACCAAGCCGGGCACCTACAAGTACCTGTGCAGCATCCACCCGTTCATGCACGCCACTGTGACGGTGACCCAGTGA
- a CDS encoding transposase family protein: MSVNPAMPVADLSPLIWGGAGGGSPADLANPVLDLDDCRDLLEHLSEITDPRGLRGVRHAFVSILAIAVAAVLGGARSFTAIGQWADEAPGQVLTALGVRSRRNGQKEDLPWVQAVIDPLAGQQVPIDESNVIDLWNEHGLTETLQRQATRFIEGEKVRTGPRYPDRYPILIELSVMRRRKDGRIDLPDVYRIAFSIGRRGACRKSRHDSSVQVPSQAGLISASHPQPRRAAVVAAESARQSGAASVIGWKEQLHVLAQRHTVYVVDLPGQGYTRLKDRAFHWDLGAMTGAIGDFMDVRDTWSWEIMKYPVVGELFGNLRGATGSTYLGWAENIFVHRNLVTPELVDELWASATFHDNLRAMYLLERGLDWGETESAGPVNRLLRDFLWATGSAPWSWPRSGATPWR, from the coding sequence TTGTCCGTCAATCCTGCCATGCCTGTCGCCGATCTTTCCCCCCTCATCTGGGGAGGGGCCGGAGGCGGCAGTCCGGCTGATCTCGCCAATCCGGTCCTTGACCTCGATGACTGCCGTGACCTGCTGGAACACCTGTCGGAAATCACCGACCCGCGCGGACTCCGCGGGGTACGGCATGCGTTCGTCTCCATCCTGGCGATCGCGGTGGCAGCGGTGCTCGGCGGCGCACGCTCCTTCACCGCGATCGGCCAGTGGGCCGATGAGGCACCCGGGCAGGTGCTGACCGCCCTGGGAGTACGCTCTCGCCGCAACGGACAAAAGGAAGACCTGCCGTGGGTGCAGGCGGTCATCGACCCCTTGGCCGGCCAACAGGTGCCGATCGATGAGAGCAACGTAATTGACCTCTGGAACGAGCACGGACTTACGGAGACGCTTCAACGACAGGCGACGCGTTTCATCGAGGGCGAGAAGGTGAGGACCGGTCCGCGATATCCCGACCGCTATCCGATCCTCATCGAACTGAGCGTGATGCGGCGCCGCAAGGACGGACGCATCGACCTTCCTGATGTTTATCGGATCGCTTTCTCCATCGGTCGGAGGGGGGCGTGCCGAAAGTCAAGGCATGACTCGTCGGTTCAGGTCCCATCCCAGGCAGGGCTTATCTCTGCCAGTCACCCACAACCCCGCCGGGCGGCGGTCGTGGCGGCGGAGAGCGCCAGGCAGAGCGGGGCGGCCTCGGTGATCGGCTGGAAGGAGCAGCTCCACGTGCTCGCCCAGCGGCACACGGTCTACGTGGTGGACCTGCCCGGTCAGGGCTACACCCGGCTGAAGGACCGTGCCTTCCACTGGGACCTGGGGGCGATGACGGGCGCGATCGGCGACTTCATGGACGTCCGCGACACCTGGAGCTGGGAGATCATGAAGTATCCCGTGGTCGGGGAGCTGTTCGGCAACCTCCGCGGTGCGACCGGGTCGACCTACCTCGGCTGGGCCGAGAACATCTTCGTCCACCGGAACCTGGTCACCCCTGAGCTGGTGGACGAGTTGTGGGCATCGGCCACCTTCCACGACAATCTGCGCGCCATGTACCTGCTGGAGCGTGGCCTGGACTGGGGCGAGACGGAGAGCGCCGGGCCGGTGAACCGCCTGCTGCGGGACTTCCTGTGGGCGACGGGCTCGGCGCCCTGGTCCTGGCCGCGCAGCGGGGCGACACCATGGCGATGA
- a CDS encoding RNA polymerase sigma factor: MGDGLGALVLAAQRGDTMAMNDLLDELSPYVFRICRAITPQHGPDAAQETLIAVFRGLRGVRDPAALRGWVRAIAVREAVRIARRHSAHPQAVLSDIPARDDGELSVDVRDALERLSPEHRAVLVLRDLEGLGEQQAAAVLDLPQGTVKSRLHRARLSFRKAWSR; the protein is encoded by the coding sequence GTGGGCGACGGGCTCGGCGCCCTGGTCCTGGCCGCGCAGCGGGGCGACACCATGGCGATGAACGACCTGTTGGACGAGCTGTCGCCGTACGTCTTCAGGATCTGCCGCGCGATCACCCCCCAGCACGGGCCGGACGCCGCCCAGGAGACGCTGATCGCGGTCTTCCGCGGCCTGCGCGGCGTGCGCGATCCGGCGGCCCTGCGCGGCTGGGTGCGGGCGATCGCGGTGCGCGAAGCCGTACGGATCGCCCGCCGGCACAGCGCGCACCCGCAGGCGGTCCTGTCCGACATCCCGGCCCGTGACGACGGTGAGCTCTCCGTCGACGTACGCGACGCGCTGGAGCGGCTGTCGCCCGAGCATCGGGCCGTGCTCGTCCTGCGCGACCTGGAAGGACTCGGCGAACAGCAGGCCGCGGCCGTACTGGATCTTCCTCAGGGCACGGTGAAGTCCCGGCTGCACCGGGCGCGACTCAGTTTCCGAAAGGCATGGAGCCGATGA
- a CDS encoding SRPBCC family protein translates to MNPSDLDPVRRLRVMAGATPGCVLLERVIPAPFDTVWAVVADLERELPRYQPHVRTLRVTPGRGDRLDVLALGRAGLCARFDAVLRPGWCWMQSHHIVFGLAAVPVPGGTLLARAGATRRPGLRRLLMPLLRRDFGRELDRFESRVRARLTRDTAP, encoded by the coding sequence ATGAACCCATCCGATCTGGACCCGGTACGGCGCCTGCGTGTCATGGCGGGTGCCACCCCGGGGTGTGTCCTGCTGGAGCGGGTCATCCCGGCGCCCTTCGACACGGTCTGGGCGGTCGTCGCCGACCTGGAGAGGGAGCTGCCCCGCTACCAGCCCCATGTCCGCACCCTCCGGGTCACCCCCGGCCGGGGGGACCGGCTGGACGTCCTGGCCCTCGGCCGGGCGGGGTTGTGCGCCCGCTTCGACGCCGTCCTGCGGCCGGGCTGGTGCTGGATGCAGAGCCACCACATCGTCTTCGGCCTGGCCGCGGTCCCGGTGCCCGGCGGCACTCTGCTCGCCCGCGCGGGCGCCACGCGCAGGCCCGGCCTGCGCAGGCTTCTCATGCCGCTGCTCCGGCGCGACTTCGGCAGGGAGCTCGACCGCTTCGAGAGCAGGGTGCGGGCACGGCTCACGCGAGACACCGCGCCTTGA
- a CDS encoding OmpA family protein: protein MFRSPDRALAVAVLAGVLAAGPGPAAWADPTVPPDAAVSVEDLVFPVEDLVPEVESLDGSESESKQGEQVTVALTSDVLFALDKAVLTPKARQRLRAVAEKIRAESAGDVVNVGGHTDDQGSDAYNRALSLRRAQAVQQVLTTLLNGSAVTVRATGYGEAKPKLPNLVEGRPVEENRAKNRRVEIVFNAKQ, encoded by the coding sequence ATGTTCCGATCTCCTGACCGTGCGCTGGCCGTGGCGGTGCTCGCGGGAGTGCTGGCGGCGGGACCCGGACCGGCCGCCTGGGCCGATCCCACCGTTCCGCCCGACGCGGCGGTGAGTGTCGAGGACCTGGTCTTCCCCGTCGAGGATCTCGTCCCCGAGGTCGAGTCGCTCGACGGCAGCGAGAGCGAGTCCAAGCAGGGCGAGCAGGTCACCGTGGCGCTGACCAGTGACGTGCTGTTCGCGCTCGACAAGGCCGTGCTGACGCCCAAGGCCAGGCAGCGGCTGCGGGCCGTGGCCGAGAAGATCAGAGCGGAGTCGGCCGGTGATGTGGTGAACGTGGGAGGCCACACCGACGACCAGGGGTCGGACGCCTACAACAGGGCGCTGTCGCTGAGACGGGCCCAGGCCGTCCAGCAGGTTCTCACCACGCTGCTGAACGGCTCCGCCGTCACCGTGCGGGCCACCGGGTACGGCGAGGCCAAGCCCAAGCTGCCCAACCTCGTCGAGGGGCGGCCGGTGGAGGAGAACCGCGCGAAGAACCGCCGCGTCGAGATCGTCTTCAACGCCAAGCAGTGA
- a CDS encoding cytochrome P450: MTRSTAEVSHVEQPPSPDQATMRVPLPPELTARQCPFDPPQALARMHGRAPVNQVKLGNDEVIWLVTGMSEARAVLSDPRFSADRFSRPNALISVPEEMREKLFDARARAGQFITMDAPEHTRLRKMVIGQFTLRRMRALIPHITEIVDAHLDAMADAGTSADLVSAFALPVPSLVICELLGVPYEARADFQRRTAALLRMDTPLEETLRVREEMRGFMHELVAAKRAQPDDGLISGLIHGDHAGELTDDELVGVANLLLVAGHETTANMIGLGVFALLEHPDQLELLRRDPELTASAVEELLRYLSIVHLGPTRIATEDVRVGDELIPAGGTVMISTPEINRDSAHWDDPAALDLTRMRNPHLAFGHGIHQCLGQQLARAEMTVALPALVRRFPHLRLTCRPEEVPLRDNMFVYGVHSLPVAWDAPEDA; encoded by the coding sequence ATGACTCGTTCTACAGCCGAGGTCTCCCACGTCGAGCAACCCCCGTCGCCTGATCAGGCCACGATGCGGGTGCCACTGCCTCCCGAGCTGACCGCCCGGCAGTGCCCGTTCGACCCGCCGCAGGCGCTGGCCAGGATGCACGGCAGAGCGCCGGTCAACCAGGTGAAGCTGGGCAACGATGAAGTGATATGGCTGGTCACCGGCATGAGCGAGGCCCGTGCCGTGCTGTCCGATCCCCGGTTCAGCGCCGACCGGTTCAGCCGGCCCAACGCCCTGATCTCGGTGCCCGAGGAGATGCGCGAGAAGCTGTTCGACGCCCGCGCCAGGGCCGGGCAGTTCATCACCATGGACGCGCCGGAGCACACCCGCCTGCGCAAGATGGTCATCGGCCAGTTCACCCTGCGCCGGATGCGCGCGCTCATCCCGCACATCACCGAGATCGTCGATGCCCACCTGGACGCGATGGCGGACGCGGGCACTTCGGCGGATCTGGTCAGCGCGTTCGCCCTGCCCGTGCCCTCCCTGGTGATCTGCGAGCTGCTCGGTGTCCCGTACGAGGCCCGCGCCGACTTCCAGCGCCGCACGGCGGCCCTCCTCCGGATGGACACACCGCTGGAGGAGACGCTGCGGGTCCGCGAGGAGATGCGAGGGTTCATGCACGAGCTGGTGGCAGCCAAGCGCGCCCAGCCCGATGACGGCCTGATCTCCGGGCTGATCCACGGCGACCACGCGGGAGAGCTCACCGACGACGAGCTGGTCGGCGTCGCGAACCTGTTGCTCGTCGCCGGGCACGAGACCACGGCCAACATGATCGGCCTGGGCGTCTTCGCCCTGCTGGAGCATCCCGACCAGCTCGAACTGCTGCGCCGAGACCCCGAACTGACCGCCAGTGCCGTCGAGGAACTGCTGCGCTACCTCTCGATCGTCCATCTGGGTCCGACCCGTATCGCCACCGAGGACGTCCGGGTCGGTGACGAGCTGATCCCGGCAGGCGGCACGGTGATGATCTCGACACCGGAGATCAACCGGGATTCCGCCCACTGGGACGACCCGGCCGCCCTCGATCTCACCCGGATGCGCAACCCGCACCTGGCCTTCGGGCACGGCATCCACCAGTGCCTGGGGCAGCAGCTGGCCCGCGCGGAGATGACCGTCGCCCTGCCCGCCCTGGTCCGCCGCTTCCCGCACCTGCGGCTGACCTGCCGCCCGGAGGAGGTACCGCTGCGCGACAACATGTTCGTGTACGGCGTGCACTCCCTACCGGTCGCCTGGGACGCCCCCGAGGACGCCTGA
- a CDS encoding TetR/AcrR family transcriptional regulator: MNESGLGRRERRKRVTRTALSEAASRLCAERGVTNVTAEQIAEEAGVALRTFFNYFSCKEEAVVAGDSVVAEAIVAAFRERPGREPVLVALRAAVLEAVDEEDLRFRAEHLRVLRGEPALLPYRLKAFAAHERALAAAVADRAGVPDGDLYPGLVATCVLSALRVAIQRWLSESGPLSALIDAVVTQLDAGLGAPLDRPRG, from the coding sequence ATGAACGAGAGTGGCTTGGGCCGGCGAGAGCGCAGGAAGCGCGTGACCCGGACGGCGTTGAGCGAGGCGGCGTCGCGGCTGTGCGCTGAGCGGGGCGTGACGAACGTCACCGCCGAACAGATCGCCGAGGAGGCCGGAGTCGCGCTGCGGACCTTCTTCAACTACTTCTCCTGCAAGGAGGAGGCCGTGGTGGCGGGCGACTCGGTCGTCGCCGAGGCCATCGTCGCCGCCTTCAGGGAGCGTCCCGGGCGGGAGCCGGTGCTGGTGGCGTTGCGGGCCGCGGTGCTGGAGGCGGTGGACGAGGAGGATCTGCGGTTCCGCGCCGAGCACCTGCGGGTCCTGCGCGGAGAACCGGCGCTGCTGCCGTACCGGCTCAAGGCGTTCGCCGCGCACGAGCGGGCGCTGGCCGCCGCGGTGGCGGATCGCGCCGGGGTGCCGGACGGCGACCTGTATCCCGGACTGGTGGCGACGTGCGTGCTGAGCGCGCTGCGGGTGGCGATCCAGCGCTGGCTGAGCGAGTCGGGCCCGCTCAGCGCGCTCATCGACGCGGTGGTCACCCAGCTCGACGCCGGGCTGGGAGCACCGCTCGACCGTCCTCGCGGTTGA
- a CDS encoding WXG100-like domain-containing protein — translation MSGLTGFIRANPFASGMGAGAVGGAGFVVAMLAIEWPEADEDTLREVAGIWEDLAGTIERSGKDANDIVAQVWKNNSGAGMGEFRDVWERKIQGYPADVATYCRAVAKACRDYAQVVEVTKYVLVVLAIQMWVNILFTIAWGWGTAGVGAVVQRMMIEKLFKGRAVLQMKIFKIGVEKIIFNAFYYLGDSVLYAGGQQVLQWGVFEIAGVKKDLNGTEVTSLKENREQFLRGFGANVAFNGVYDLTKVGPWARFFPESRMGNALSRLAGSGTYTVVDNTLQGDPDLPTWEQWIAKLIIHGSRAAKPAAP, via the coding sequence GTGAGCGGGCTGACGGGTTTCATAAGAGCCAACCCGTTCGCGAGCGGGATGGGGGCCGGCGCGGTCGGTGGCGCCGGGTTCGTCGTCGCGATGCTGGCGATCGAATGGCCGGAGGCCGACGAGGACACCCTCCGCGAGGTCGCGGGGATCTGGGAAGATCTGGCCGGCACCATCGAGCGCAGCGGGAAAGACGCGAACGACATCGTCGCGCAGGTCTGGAAGAACAACTCCGGCGCGGGCATGGGCGAGTTCAGGGACGTGTGGGAGAGGAAGATCCAGGGATATCCCGCCGACGTCGCGACCTACTGCCGGGCCGTCGCCAAGGCGTGCCGCGACTACGCCCAGGTCGTGGAGGTCACCAAATACGTGCTCGTCGTGCTCGCGATCCAGATGTGGGTGAACATCCTCTTCACCATCGCGTGGGGCTGGGGCACCGCGGGGGTCGGCGCGGTCGTCCAGCGGATGATGATCGAGAAGTTGTTCAAGGGGCGGGCGGTCCTGCAGATGAAGATCTTCAAGATCGGTGTCGAGAAAATCATCTTCAACGCCTTCTACTACCTGGGTGACAGCGTGCTCTACGCAGGGGGACAACAGGTCCTCCAGTGGGGCGTCTTCGAGATCGCGGGCGTCAAGAAGGACCTCAACGGCACCGAGGTCACCAGCCTCAAGGAGAACAGGGAGCAGTTCCTGCGGGGGTTCGGCGCCAACGTGGCTTTCAACGGCGTCTACGACCTGACCAAGGTGGGCCCGTGGGCCAGGTTCTTCCCCGAGAGCCGGATGGGCAACGCGCTGTCCCGATTGGCCGGCTCGGGCACCTACACCGTGGTGGACAACACGCTGCAGGGAGACCCCGACCTCCCGACCTGGGAGCAGTGGATCGCCAAGCTCATCATCCACGGATCACGCGCGGCCAAGCCGGCCGCCCCCTGA